A genome region from Bradyrhizobium sp. WSM1417 includes the following:
- a CDS encoding HdeD family acid-resistance protein: MTSPEDLSRLQSAMSRTVKAHWKAFLFEGILLSVLGIAALILPPLASLAIAIFLGWMFLISGIGGLIATYWARSTPGFWWSLISAALAVLAGMLLLARPMQAVLTLTIVLGAYFLAEGVATIMYALEHRREPGGRWSWLLISGLVDIAISFMVITGLPSSAEWAIGILVGINLLFGGATLIGTALAARKSNS, from the coding sequence ATGACATCGCCTGAGGATCTTTCCCGGCTGCAATCCGCCATGAGCCGGACGGTCAAGGCGCATTGGAAGGCCTTCCTGTTCGAAGGCATCCTGCTTTCAGTGCTCGGCATAGCCGCGCTGATCCTGCCGCCGCTTGCAAGCCTTGCGATTGCGATCTTCCTCGGCTGGATGTTCCTGATCAGCGGCATCGGCGGATTGATCGCGACCTATTGGGCGCGCAGCACACCGGGCTTCTGGTGGTCGTTGATTTCGGCCGCGCTCGCTGTGCTCGCAGGCATGCTGCTGCTGGCGCGACCGATGCAGGCCGTGCTGACGCTGACGATCGTGCTCGGCGCCTATTTCCTCGCCGAGGGCGTCGCCACCATCATGTACGCACTGGAGCATCGTCGCGAGCCAGGCGGCCGCTGGTCGTGGCTCCTGATCTCGGGCCTCGTCGACATCGCGATCTCGTTCATGGTGATCACGGGATTGCCGAGCTCGGCGGAATGGGCGATCGGCATCCTCGTCGGCATCAACCTGCTGTTCGGCGGCGCCACGCTGATCGGCACGGCGCTGGCGGCACGCAAAAGCAACAGTTGA
- a CDS encoding glutathione S-transferase family protein, with product MPDQKLTIWGRANSVNVQKVLWCLTELGLAYERIDAGMAFGKTREADYLAMNPNARIPTLVEGDFTLWESNSIMRYLCLAHGRGTPIYPETPKLRASVDRWLDWTLSMVQPVDRPVFWGLVRTPPAERDMIQLQKDADAAAEVWAIADRLLSTRPFMDGDAFTLADIAIGAYARRWLGVEGITRPAQPHLTRWLAELGKRPGFAQFVAPPMS from the coding sequence GTGCCGGACCAAAAGCTGACGATCTGGGGCCGCGCCAATTCGGTCAACGTGCAGAAAGTGCTGTGGTGCCTCACCGAGCTCGGCCTGGCTTACGAGCGCATCGACGCCGGCATGGCCTTTGGCAAGACCCGCGAGGCCGACTATCTCGCGATGAACCCCAATGCGCGAATCCCGACGCTGGTCGAGGGCGATTTCACGCTGTGGGAATCCAATTCGATCATGCGCTATCTCTGCCTCGCGCACGGGCGCGGCACGCCCATTTATCCCGAGACGCCGAAGCTGCGCGCCAGCGTCGATCGCTGGCTCGACTGGACGCTGTCGATGGTGCAGCCGGTCGACCGCCCGGTGTTCTGGGGCCTCGTGCGCACGCCGCCCGCCGAGCGCGACATGATCCAACTGCAGAAGGATGCGGATGCCGCCGCCGAGGTCTGGGCCATCGCCGACCGTCTCCTCTCCACGCGTCCGTTCATGGACGGCGATGCGTTCACCCTCGCCGACATCGCGATCGGCGCCTATGCGCGGCGCTGGCTCGGCGTCGAGGGCATCACCCGGCCCGCGCAGCCGCATCTGACGCGCTGGCTCGCCGAGCTCGGCAAACGGCCCGGATTTGCGCAATTTGTGGCACCGCCGATGTCGTGA
- a CDS encoding PilZ domain-containing protein encodes MPPPKKRAARKSLSQHAWITLEGGFAARQCLVQDISATGAKITLDEDASQLPGVIRMAFARDARTGRSCQVVWRRGKSAGIRFI; translated from the coding sequence ATGCCACCGCCCAAGAAGCGCGCAGCCCGCAAGTCGCTGTCGCAGCATGCCTGGATCACGCTCGAGGGCGGATTCGCGGCGCGGCAATGCCTGGTCCAGGACATCTCCGCCACAGGCGCCAAGATCACGCTGGACGAGGATGCGAGCCAGCTTCCGGGCGTGATCCGGATGGCGTTCGCGCGCGATGCGCGGACCGGGCGGAGCTGCCAGGTGGTCTGGCGCCGCGGCAAATCGGCCGGCATCAGGTTCATCTGA
- a CDS encoding pilus assembly protein PilZ, with protein sequence MSVAEFLRQRAVQVTVSGSYSLPRWYDCEGKLRTFACRTSRVSPFRMMVDVPVVGKVGERVTSYFQDFGEFQCTISATLKSGFLMELDMTRARRAWMSEKLTWLEKKQKDASVQELRNDARFVPQVAHTFLTLADGSTHACFIIDVSTAGVAISCEYDPPVGTPLAVGACVGRVIRKFESGFAVKFAEKQSRDDVVRLIVRSPMLQSA encoded by the coding sequence ATGTCCGTCGCAGAGTTCCTCAGACAGCGTGCCGTGCAAGTCACCGTGAGTGGCAGCTACTCGCTGCCGCGTTGGTACGATTGCGAGGGCAAGCTCCGTACCTTCGCCTGCCGCACCAGCCGCGTCTCGCCGTTCCGCATGATGGTCGACGTTCCCGTGGTCGGCAAAGTCGGCGAGCGCGTGACCTCCTACTTCCAGGACTTTGGCGAATTCCAATGCACCATCAGCGCGACGCTGAAATCGGGCTTCCTGATGGAGCTCGACATGACGCGGGCCCGGCGCGCCTGGATGTCGGAAAAGCTGACCTGGCTCGAGAAGAAGCAGAAGGACGCCAGCGTCCAGGAGCTGCGGAATGACGCGCGCTTCGTGCCGCAGGTCGCGCACACCTTCCTGACGCTCGCCGACGGCAGCACCCATGCCTGCTTCATCATCGACGTCTCCACGGCCGGTGTTGCGATATCCTGCGAATACGATCCGCCAGTGGGAACTCCGCTTGCGGTCGGCGCTTGCGTCGGGCGCGTGATCCGCAAGTTCGAAAGCGGCTTTGCAGTCAAATTCGCCGAAAAGCAGTCGCGGGACGACGTCGTCCGGCTGATCGTCCGCTCGCCCATGCTGCAATCGGCCTGA
- a CDS encoding PrsW family glutamic-type intramembrane protease: MYLIEALPTVIGTAAIAPALLMLWLVIAAEERPGPPAQVWTAFLLGAASISLLGLARAPFAKMVAAPDNPWAALAMHSIFGVALPEEAVKVIAIVLVASTKRRTFANPMDTVVYGAAVGLGFAAYENLAYLVQHAEMWRSLAALRSVLTVPFHGALGIIAGAYLTIARAGTALGANRHHRDWARLSSRLLIFAGPLALHSAFDFPLLTLQRMPDLDPTLRMWLGGASLLIGFSSIAFAIRLVRRVARHHAPRTDVARERLSQLRRMWALLLAGGGVGFLGLAFVLTSIHHWLINPERNLTLALIPIGLVSILLGLALLIVTTAIYVLGRNRIRTTGEGFSSAHGSG, from the coding sequence ATGTACCTGATTGAAGCGTTACCCACCGTTATCGGAACGGCCGCCATTGCCCCGGCGCTGCTGATGCTGTGGCTTGTCATCGCCGCCGAGGAACGCCCGGGACCGCCGGCCCAGGTCTGGACCGCGTTCCTACTCGGCGCGGCCAGCATTTCGCTGCTGGGCCTGGCCCGCGCCCCTTTCGCCAAAATGGTCGCGGCCCCGGACAACCCGTGGGCGGCGCTGGCCATGCATTCGATCTTCGGCGTCGCGCTGCCGGAGGAAGCGGTCAAGGTGATCGCCATCGTGCTGGTCGCCTCGACCAAGCGGCGGACCTTCGCCAATCCGATGGACACCGTAGTCTATGGCGCCGCGGTCGGCCTGGGCTTCGCCGCCTACGAGAACCTCGCCTATCTCGTCCAGCACGCCGAGATGTGGCGCTCGCTGGCCGCCTTGCGCAGCGTGCTGACCGTGCCGTTCCACGGTGCGCTCGGCATTATCGCCGGCGCCTATCTGACCATCGCGCGCGCCGGCACGGCGCTGGGTGCGAACCGCCATCATCGCGACTGGGCCCGTCTCTCCAGTCGCCTGCTGATCTTCGCGGGCCCGCTCGCCCTGCATTCGGCGTTCGACTTCCCCCTGCTCACACTCCAGCGCATGCCCGATCTCGATCCGACGCTGCGGATGTGGCTGGGGGGCGCGAGCCTGCTGATCGGCTTCAGCTCGATCGCCTTCGCCATCCGCCTGGTGCGGCGCGTCGCGCGCCATCACGCACCCCGGACCGACGTCGCGCGGGAGCGACTCAGCCAGCTCCGCCGGATGTGGGCGCTGCTGCTCGCGGGCGGCGGCGTCGGCTTTCTCGGGCTCGCCTTCGTGCTGACCTCGATCCATCACTGGCTCATCAACCCCGAGCGCAATCTGACGCTGGCGCTGATCCCGATTGGCCTCGTCTCGATCCTGCTCGGCCTCGCACTTCTGATCGTCACGACGGCGATCTATGTTCTCGGCCGCAACCGCATCCGCACCACCGGCGAAGGTTTTTCGTCGGCGCACGGCAGCGGCTGA
- a CDS encoding 3-deoxy-7-phosphoheptulonate synthase: MLSTTDDLRIRELKELSTPEEVMREVPRTLTATRVVMAARNAIHAILNGQDDRLLVVVGPCSVHDPRAALDYAERLASLREELADQLEIVMRVYFEKPRTTVGWKGLINDPDLDGSFDINKGLRLARNVLSAVNSLGLPAGTEFLDMTTPQYIADLVSWAAIGARTTESQIHRELASGLSCPVGFKNGTDGNVRIAADAVKSASNPHHFMAVTKLGRSAIASTAGNEDCHIILRGGSTPNYDAASVAAACNDLAKASVAPLVMVDASHANSSKKPENQPLVTADIAGQISGGENRIMGVMVESNLVAGRQDVVAGKPLIYGQSITDGCIDWATTAAVLKQLADAVEIRRNTKRAGLHERSA, from the coding sequence GTGCTGAGCACGACCGACGATCTTCGTATCCGCGAACTGAAAGAGCTGAGCACGCCCGAAGAGGTGATGCGGGAAGTCCCGCGAACGCTCACCGCGACGCGCGTGGTGATGGCGGCACGCAACGCCATCCATGCGATCCTCAATGGCCAGGACGACCGGCTTCTGGTCGTGGTCGGCCCCTGCTCGGTACATGATCCCAGGGCCGCGCTCGACTACGCCGAGCGCCTCGCGAGCTTGCGCGAAGAGCTTGCCGACCAACTCGAGATCGTGATGCGGGTCTATTTCGAGAAGCCGCGCACCACGGTCGGCTGGAAGGGCTTGATCAACGATCCTGATCTGGACGGCAGCTTCGACATCAACAAGGGCCTGCGGCTGGCGCGCAACGTGCTCTCGGCGGTGAATAGTCTCGGCCTGCCCGCCGGCACCGAATTCCTCGACATGACGACGCCGCAATACATTGCGGACCTCGTGTCCTGGGCCGCGATCGGCGCGCGCACGACCGAAAGCCAGATCCATCGCGAGCTGGCCTCGGGGCTGTCCTGCCCGGTCGGGTTCAAGAACGGCACCGACGGCAATGTGCGCATCGCGGCGGACGCGGTGAAGTCGGCCTCGAATCCGCATCATTTCATGGCGGTGACCAAGCTCGGCCGCTCGGCGATCGCCTCAACCGCGGGCAACGAGGATTGTCACATCATCCTGCGCGGCGGCAGCACGCCGAATTACGATGCGGCAAGCGTCGCAGCCGCCTGCAACGATCTGGCGAAAGCGAGCGTCGCACCGCTGGTGATGGTCGATGCGAGCCACGCCAATTCGAGCAAGAAGCCGGAAAACCAGCCGCTCGTGACGGCCGACATCGCCGGCCAGATTTCCGGCGGCGAGAACCGCATCATGGGGGTGATGGTCGAGAGCAATCTGGTCGCTGGTCGCCAGGACGTGGTGGCGGGCAAGCCGCTCATCTATGGCCAGAGCATCACGGACGGATGCATCGACTGGGCGACCACGGCAGCCGTGCTCAAGCAGCTCGCTGATGCGGTCGAGATCCGGCGCAACACCAAGCGCGCAGGGCTGCACGAGCGCTCCGCCTGA